One genomic region from Ralstonia pickettii DTP0602 encodes:
- a CDS encoding amino acid ABC transporter permease (K02029: ABC.PA.P; polar amino acid transport system permease protein) — MIDILRDNWHLLLLGQYPNGPLGGLALTLLLSVLGLVLSFPISLLLAVARVSPWKVFRVPATVLVYIVRGVPLVMLIFWSYFLVPLLLGHSVTGFTTLLCTLVIYEAAYLSEVIRAGIEALPRGQTEAARALGLSHAQTMTKVILPQALYNMIPSIVSQFVSTIKETSLGYVISVQELTFSANQVNTNLLTRPFEVFLILALTYFAVCFCLTQLAHALERRVTRRRSGKTSGKTAPARSIQNDSVLQSQ; from the coding sequence ATGATCGATATTCTTCGCGACAACTGGCACCTGCTGCTGCTCGGCCAATACCCCAACGGACCGCTCGGCGGCCTGGCCCTGACGCTGTTGCTGTCGGTGCTGGGACTGGTGCTCTCGTTCCCGATCAGCCTCCTGCTGGCGGTGGCGCGGGTCTCGCCCTGGAAGGTGTTCCGGGTGCCCGCCACGGTACTGGTCTACATCGTCCGCGGCGTGCCGCTGGTCATGCTGATCTTCTGGAGCTACTTCCTGGTGCCACTGCTGCTCGGCCACAGCGTGACGGGCTTCACCACGCTGCTGTGCACGCTGGTGATCTACGAGGCAGCCTATCTCTCCGAAGTGATCCGCGCCGGCATCGAGGCGCTGCCGCGCGGCCAGACCGAAGCGGCCCGCGCGCTCGGGCTGAGCCATGCCCAAACGATGACGAAGGTGATCCTGCCGCAGGCGCTCTACAACATGATCCCGAGCATCGTCAGCCAGTTCGTGTCGACCATCAAGGAGACCTCGCTCGGCTATGTCATCAGCGTGCAGGAGCTGACCTTCTCCGCCAACCAAGTGAACACCAACCTGCTGACGCGGCCGTTCGAAGTCTTCCTGATCCTGGCCCTGACCTATTTCGCAGTCTGCTTCTGCCTGACCCAGCTGGCGCACGCCCTGGAGCGTCGCGTCACACGCAGAAGGAGTGGAAAGACCAGCGGCAAGACCGCCCCCGCACGGAGCATTCAAAATGATTCAGTTCTCCAAAGTCAATAA
- a CDS encoding ABC transporter (K02028: ABC.PA.A; polar amino acid transport system ATP-binding protein [EC:3.6.3.21]), with protein MERPAARPPPHGAFKMIQFSKVNKWYGDYHALVDVTAEVGRGQVVVVCGPSGSGKSTLIRTVNRLEDIQNGTIRLDNQDIHSPALNLNKFRSHVGFVFQQFNLFPHLSALDNVCLAPVKVAAKSKSEAKSKAMSLLERVGLAHKAEAYPQQLSGGQQQRVAIARALAMDPPVMLFDEPTSALDPEMVGEVLNVMKGLAKDGMTMVCVTHEMNFAREVADRVWFMDKGAILEEASPVDFFASPQHPRARAFLSDLRSH; from the coding sequence GTGGAAAGACCAGCGGCAAGACCGCCCCCGCACGGAGCATTCAAAATGATTCAGTTCTCCAAAGTCAATAAGTGGTATGGCGACTATCACGCCCTCGTGGACGTGACCGCTGAAGTCGGCCGCGGCCAGGTCGTGGTGGTGTGCGGCCCCTCGGGGTCGGGCAAGTCGACGCTGATCCGCACGGTAAACCGCCTGGAAGACATCCAGAACGGCACCATCCGGCTCGACAACCAGGACATCCACTCGCCGGCGCTGAACCTGAACAAGTTCCGCAGCCACGTTGGGTTCGTGTTCCAGCAGTTCAACCTGTTTCCGCACCTGTCCGCGCTCGACAACGTCTGCCTGGCGCCGGTCAAAGTCGCGGCGAAGAGCAAGAGCGAGGCAAAAAGCAAGGCCATGTCGCTGCTTGAGCGCGTCGGCCTGGCACACAAGGCGGAGGCCTACCCACAGCAGCTCTCCGGAGGCCAGCAACAGCGCGTTGCGATTGCGCGGGCGCTGGCGATGGACCCGCCGGTGATGCTGTTCGACGAGCCGACCAGCGCGCTCGACCCTGAAATGGTCGGCGAAGTGCTGAACGTGATGAAGGGGCTGGCCAAGGACGGCATGACCATGGTCTGCGTCACGCACGAGATGAACTTCGCGCGGGAAGTCGCCGATCGCGTCTGGTTCATGGACAAGGGCGCGATCCTGGAGGAAGCGTCGCCGGTTGACTTCTTTGCCTCGCCCCAGCATC